A section of the Sander vitreus isolate 19-12246 chromosome 19, sanVit1, whole genome shotgun sequence genome encodes:
- the LOC144534281 gene encoding cerebellin-1 produces MACPSPPSPPYLAPHSVFSVGLLLLVHWGPSEVSCQNDTEPIVLEGKCLVVCDSTPSAEPSGNALGMSVRSGTGRVAFSAIRNTNHEPSEMSNRTMTIYFDQILVNVGSHFDPARSIFVAPTKGVYGFSFHVVKVYNRQTIQVSLVLNGWPVISAFAGDQDVTREAATNAGLVMMERGDKAYLKLERGNLMGGWKYSTFSGFLVFPL; encoded by the exons ATGGCTTGtccatctcctccctctccgcCCTATCTTGCTCCCCACTCAGTTTTTTCCGTTGGACTGTTGCTTCTGGTCCATTGGGGGCCCTCAGAGGTCAGTTGCCAGAATGACACAGAGCCAATTGTGTTGGAAGGAAAATGTCTAGTGGTGTGCGACTCCACCCCCTCTGCGGAGCCATCGGGTAACGCCCTGGGCATGTCAGTGAGGTCAGGAACAGGTCGGGTGGCGTTTTCAGCCATCCGAAACACCAACCACGAACCCTCGGAGATGAGCAACCGCACCATGACCATCTATTTTGACCAG ATCCTAGTAAACGTTGGCAGCCATTTTGATCCGGCAAGGAGTATCTTTGTGGCCCCTACAAAAGGAGTCTACGGTTTCAGCTTTCATGTTGTCAAAGTTTACAACCGGCAGACAATACAA GTAAGTTTGGTTCTCAATGGCTGGCCGGTGATTTCAGCCTTTGCAGGCGATCAGGACGTGACCAGGGAAGCTGCCACCAATGCCGGGCTGGTGATGATGGAGAGAGGGGACAAGGCTTACCTCAAGCTGGAGAGGGGGAACTTAATGGGAGGGTGGAAGTACTCCACTTTCTCCGGGTTTCTGGTGTTCCCCTTGTAG